The nucleotide window TTTCAAAGTGGTGCAAAGATTCAGATCTCTTAGTGACATATTGTAATTTGGAAATAAAGTCAAGACCACACTTCTAGCATGGAGTGTAGTTAGACATATTCCAACAACAACATGTTCATAATGAAGGAATTGAGTATCTAACAGAGACATGGGCAGTTACTAGAAGGTTACGTCTACCATAGAGGCTAAGCATTAATGTGATTGCTCCAAAGTGGAGATGTGAATATCCTTGCATTCTCCAAGTGGGAACCAGAGTACCAGGAATTTCAAGGGTTACATACTGTTCAGCTATTGTAGATTGGAGGCTACATTGATCCATTTTAGAAGCTTTGACATATTCCTTTGGAAGTGATCTTTGTGATGCAAGGACAGAACTAATACTTCTAGTAAGGGAACCAAGTCTACTATAGACATTATATGGGCTAAGAAGAGGGAGAAGAGATTTTGATGCTTGGACTCTTTCTAGAAGAGTAGATATCTCTACCAGGTTATCAATTATAGAAGAGAGTGTCCTTCGACAAGGAGAGGatagagaaagagaaaagataAGATTTATTAATTCAGAATGAGAAGGTTGGGTAACAAGAATAGAGGCAGGTTGAGGTGTTTGGTAACTCATATTTGGTGTAGTCTCCCTACCTATCTTTGAGACTCTATGTCATTCATAAGTTCTTTAAAGGCTGCAGACTCATGCTAACCTTGGCTCTAATACCACTTAAGCCTTTGGACTTAACCCAAAAGCCGACTTATGAGTTAGAAGTACTCAGTTAGTATATAAGCTAAGCTGACGTCAGATATTCAAGCGATGTGGAATATTTGCTCCACATCAAATCAtaggagtatatatatatatattaaactttGATGTTACCTAATTATTACACAAAATATATAAACATAGTTAATTAGCTATATttctattttatatattaaattctaattttcctacttaaaaaaaaattgatcttGTGAGTAAAATCTGAAAGCTTTTGAGCTTGCTGATAAAAATCAAATCCAATCAATAAGTGTTTGTCAGATAAGTTTGTTTCAATAACTTTTATCCAGATGATATAATTTGAGAAAATCTATGTGCCAACGGGCATCTAATTCACAATTCTAATGGACAGTAATACCGTTTGGCTTCAAAGTGGCTCTATTCCCTATTCATAAGGCAATGGTCAAATTATTTTAGTACATTCCCCATCATACTCTTattatttttcttggttttgtaAATATAATCTTGTTTGTTCCTATTGGTCTATTATTAACATGTCAATAGTATATATGATAATGACATGCAAAATCTATAGCTTTTTCTATATTTGTCCAACAAGGCAGATAATATCTAACGGTGTCTTGTTACTGGTCCAAGTGGATAAGCCATCCAATCAGCCTAACAATTATTGACAAGTTGCTAATTGCTATGGTTAAAAGCTATGGTTATAAAAGcattacattaatttttcatacatTAATTAAATTGCCATGCTGTAGGTTATTTTACCTTTTAAGTTTAGATTTTCTTACACTGTGTGGAGATATTATTTGGACAGGCAAACCAATACATCCAATCATGCATAGTTtgcaattcaaaaaaaaaaaaatcatgtataGTTTCCatctaataataatatataatttacacATTGAATTGCATTCTTTAGCCAACTAATTGAGCActgattatttttttaatttatcataaGCTATTTTATTAATTAGATAATATTTACGATATTATTTAATAAGTATTGTTTTAATTATACCTGAAATAGTCAATAACCAATTTGTTTAATTCTTGCTGGTGAATGGTATATTCTTGTATAGTGGCCTGCCTAATTCtcactacaaaactccaattatttAACTAATAATGTGTTATATATAGTCATCAACTCCACATGGAGATTCTTTTGCTTGGGTTGGTTATATATATGtaaccatttttttttatttctcccttttaacaaactatttaaaaaaaatataaataattaaaatatatgatattatttttttaatattgtatAAAActtaaatgcaataaataaaaataaacgaatattatataaaatatgttAATTGTAAAAAATTTGATTAATTACAAATTGAAGAGTAACTTGTATGAATTGAGGCGATTATGGGTTTGTCAGCATTGGAGttattaacaaattaattaataattagggttagtagaggcaaagtcCAATTCCCTTAACTAattattaagaatttgacattatGTGTAATAATATATCTAAGTTAGTGGCTGAAATGGCCCCCTCCACAAAACAATGTGTCTCTTAGGAAACCTCAATGAATCATTCATAATCAATGACAATAAATAATAAAGATCCATTTCTATTTAATTGAGTAATTGTATTTCAACATCATTGTGGTAAAGCAACTGATATGGCCTATGGGCACTTCATTCAAAACCATGGGTCCATGCCAAATGGTAAATTGGGTTTCGCTTCTCAAATGCAAATAACAAAGTGGgatcatatatatatgtatattttttCAATTGTAccctttttatttaaaaaagaaaaaattaaagttGTGATTCTATTTCAAAAGCATGGTCTAATTCTCATCTGCTATAATTCATGCATCTAGAGATTGGTGCATCTCACCttaccagaaaaagaaaagaaaaattatgcttgatatataaaaaattttgttTCAAAGTCTAAAAATGTGAGtttattaaatttcaaatttaatttttcttacagtTTGCTTgtttttcaaaaaatattttttaaattttttaatgctTAATGCACTCAAAAAtatatcaataaaaaatattttttataaaaaaaaagctttctttaaaaaaaagaattattttttattttttaaattttaataattttattaaaatgtgaaaatactgacatgaaatatatatattacattctattaatttaacattataattaaatgatgaaaaatatttttataactcaattcaactcaactaagtctttatcccaaaaatttagggtcggctatatggattcactttctccactctaaacgattttgggttaaattctcaaaaatatgtaatgcttataggttatgttgtactactctcttccaagtcaatttaagtctacctattttttttttctttctatcatctaacttaatgtgctctacttgtctaactagagcctccatatgtctacgtttcacatgaccaaatcacctcaatctcccttctctcaacttatcctcaattggcaccactcctaccttttctctaatactctcattacggactttatctagtatagtatgaccactcatccaccttaacattctcatctttgtaactcttatcttagatgcatatgactctttcagtgcccaacactcactaccatataacatagccagtcATATGGTTGTACCGTAAAATTTTTCcttcaacttattaggaatcttgcgatcacataaaactcccgtggcacgtctccacttcaaccttccgactttaatcctatgactaacatcttcctcacatccccaatctacttgaaggactgaaccgagatatttaaagtgattactttgggacagtatcactccatccaaactaactcattctctatcatcagtttggccttcactgaacttgcaatgcatgtattctgttttcgttcaACTTAagttaaagccctttgactctagagtacttctcaaaAGCTCTGGCATTCTATTGACTCTttttcgtgtctcatctatcagaacaatatcgtcCGTAAACATCAtgaccaaggaatactctcttgtatatgtttcgtcaattcatctaaaactaatgtaaaaagttaagggcttatagctgatccttgatgTAAtacaattgagatcgaaaaatctcctGTGTTTCCTCCCATTGTGAGCACAATAATACTTGCTCCTTCAGATATATCTTtcaatgaaaaatatatttataaaaaaaatattttatttaaaaatattttttatatttttatatatatatataaattatattttaaaataaataaagtcttaagattaattttgatttgataaaaagagtaattttaaattttaaaataaagatttaatcgaattaaattaataaaaagagcaatttatatttatagtatgcatattttatacttttatttatatgaaatgaaaaaaaataaatgttaggattttttaaactttatatgtaattaaatttgattagaatcAGCGTGATTTGTTACCGAAGCATGATTAAAAATGTTAACAGGGACGGGTCACCGATATTTGACGTGGCACAACACCAGCCGTCCAACTCAGACACAAGTGATGCAACGACCAAAGGAGAAGAACATGACAAAGAATGCGACATCCGACATCATAGCTCACGCCACCAACCAAATGGTGAGACTGCAACCGTCGGTGACTTCGGAGTAACCAAAATTACTAAAACATCCCTCAAGTCAACAACTTCTCCATTTTCGACTGCAAGGTCAAAAGGTACAACTACAAAGTGCACTACCCGTGAAAATTCCCTGGAAATTACTAAAGTAGGCTTTTTTTGGTTTTTTCCAGGTGGCTGCTTGGACTTGGAATGGGCAAGTTGGCTTCTACAGAAACCTGTAACTATCAGAGAAAAATCAGGCAAGTGATGGCCAGTTGGATTTCTTGATGATTTGATGCCTTTGCATATTCTCCTTAACCACACAATTTGGCAGGAAACACGAGGGAAAAAAAAGACAGAAAGTGGCCTTCTTTTTCGTTAGATCACAACAAAACACAGAGAAAGCGTAATTTTTTTAGAATATCTTTGGAGGGGAACGGACGGTGATTAGGCAActtgattttatttaattctttGGCATCATAGTTATTATGATCATTAATTGTGATTTGGGGAAGTGCTGGTTCCTTTCAGTGACAATCTTTCATGTCGTGCATTCATCTTTTGCATCTTTCTTCCTTGTTGGTCTTCTACCCCCAATTCACAGCCTTAATGATAGGAAAAGGTTaaacattttttatatttttgtaattatgttatattttttatatttttaatataatttttaattacacatatttaaatttcataatttaaaaataatattttctttctaattaaattttatatatatatataattaaattttaaattttaaaaattttaaatttatataaattttaaaataataataaataataaaaaatataattataaatacttttaaataataaaaaataaattcagtAAAAAAAATGTTTCTTCCTTCTTCACAAATTTGtatgtaatataaattaatatcttaaaatataaaaaaaagtaaataatatttttaaataattagaatttgaatagtattaatatttttaaaaattaataagataatatattttttattcaataaaaaatcattttaaaataaataaaaaaaaatcatcttgtaatttttattttgatttaaatatttttttaatttataaattaaattaaatactatTTTAtctgtattttttatttatatataaatttaactctGTTATAAAAACGCGTAAATAATAAATACAGCTAATGAATCACTGATTTCCATCGTAGATTCTACAACCACAATCAAAACTAAAAGGGTAATTTGGGAACCGAAAAAATATAGCCACCAGAATCAAGCCTACAGGCCAACAAGCGACTGCTCCCCCTCTTATAAAAGCCACCACTCCAAACTAAAATAACCTGTCCCGTGCAGCCTCTTGGGCTTCCCCGCCACCTTCAGCCACCTCTAGCCGCCCTTGGGCCATGGAACCACGACGGGCTCAGCCACCGCCTCTCCCTTTGAGAACCACCTCCTCCAACATCCCCGCCACCCTTCTCAACAGGTATGAACTCGGTAAATTGCTGGGCCGCGGCAGCTTCGCCAAGGTTTACGCAGCTCGTTCTCTGACTGATAACAAGCTCGTTGCTATAAAGATTATCGACAAAACACGCACGGTGGACGATGCCATGGAACCTCGGATAATATGCGAGATTTCCGCCATGCGCCGCCTCCAGCACCATCCTAATATTCTTAAAATCCATGAAGTCATGGCCACCAGGACCAAAATCTACCTAGTCATGGACCTTGCCTTGGGTGGCGAGCTCTTCTCCAAGGTTCTCCACCGTGGTAAACTCAAGGAATCCAAGGCTCGCCGCTACTTTCAACAGCTCGTGTCGGCTCTTCATTTTTGCCACCAGAACGGCGTCGCTCACCGCGATGTCAAGCCGCAAaatctcctcctcgacgagaatGGTAATCTAAAAGTATCTGATTTCGGTCTCTCGGCCTTGGCCAAGGCGCAGAATGGCGATGTCCTTCAGACGGCTTGTGGGACCCCAGCTTTCACTGCTCCAGAGGTGATGGCGCGGCGGGGATACGACGGTGCGAAGGCGGATGCGTGGTCTTGCGGAGTAATTCTGTTCTTTCTACTATCAGCACAGCTACCCTTCGATGATACGAATCTTGCAGCCATGTACAAGAAAATTCATCGAAGAGAATATCAAATACCTTCTTCTATCTCAAAACCAGCTAAATCTATTATAACTCAGCTTCTTGACCCAAATCCCACGACAAGAATGAGCATAGTAGGACTAATGAATCATTCTTGGTTCCTGAAGAATTATGAATTACCAACTCAAAGTAGCATGTTCGAATTGGAACACACAAAATATTGTAAATTTGATACTAGAAGTGTTAATGCGTTTGATATAATATCTTTATCTTCGGGGTTGGATCTATCCGGCCTTTTTGAGGTTAAAGGTAGGAGAGAGAAGAGATTTACTTCAAGGGAGACGGTGGAGAGAATAGCGGAGAGACTGAGAGAGGTTGGTGGGAGATTAGGATATAGAGTTGAGGAAGGAAAGGGTGGGGCAATTGGGTTGGGAAAAGGAAGGGTCGTTTTGATGTTGGAGATGTTGGAAATATCAGAGAACTTATTGGTGGTGGAAGTGAAGGTGGTGGGGGGTGATGGGGTGGAATTTGAGGAGGTTCAGTGGGGGAAATTGAAGGATGGGCTTCAAGATGTTGTTCTTCAATGGCATAATGATGCTATGTGAAAAGAGGAGGATGTATGTATTTTCCTGAAAGCATATGGGAGGATGCTCTGATGGAAAATGGTTGAACGCTGGCTGATCATTGTACGTGGGACAATTCTGTAGTTTCAGCCTAGATCTTTAGTGTTAATTATAATAGCTAGATTGGATCGTGATCCTTCTTATTCTAAGCTTGTAAATGCAGTATTAATTTAGTTTGATTGAGATTTGATTTTCGTCTGTGTTCTTTGATTTGGCATGACACAAAATCACAACCTATGTATACATGACTGCAAACTCATGTTCAGTAACTGAATAAGCTATGTTTGACATCAATTTTTGATTTTATTGTGTTAGCTACACTATAAATTGTGAGATTCAACTGACATATAAAATCAACTAATCGTCCTCAACGTCTCAACTAAAATGATACATCAAGGCAATTCtatatttttatgaagacactttATGAAACAGATTCATCTAGGCAATTATATTACAGAGAAATACAGGTCATTCACAATTTACTCATCAGCTTAATTCCCGTTAGTCAATACCAAAAATGAAAAGAGAAGGAAAGGAGCATAATCTACCACCTAGTTTTTCCACTTGTACTTTGCTGACATTTTTAATTACATATCACCAATCTCATCATCAACATCTACCTTTGAGAGAGCCATCAACCGTGCCTGCAAACCACCGTTAAGATCCTTCTTGTTGTTTCCAGCTTGCCAATGGCCTGCTTTGATATTCCACATTTCACTAAGACAATTCCAAGAGATTTGAATGCACAATCGTCAGGTTGTATAGCATCTTCCACCATTTCCTTCAAAGTTCCCACTGCGGCCACTTTGAATCTGCCATCCACCACGAACACAGCCCAAGCACGTTATCGAAGCTTAACAAATCAGTCAGAACTCCCAGTTCTCCCATATATTTTCAACTTGAATGGCTTCTTCAAACCTCCAAGTCTTTTATACATGCATAACATCATTGCAAAAGTAAATTCATTtgcatctcttttctcttcatgcTGGCAAAAATCTCTTTTGCTTGTTTGACCATATATTGCTTGCTGTAGAGATCTGTCATTCAATTTGAATAATATGCATCAGGATTATCTGATGATTGGAGCAGTTTGTATGTTTACTGTGCTTCTCTCAAGTACCAAGTTTGGTATAGAGTTTGATCAAGGAATTGTATAGGACTGTATTTCCAGGCAAACCTGCCCTTTTCATTGCATCAACATAAGTGATGGCTTTTTTAACACTTCCAGCGTCAGCAAAAGCATTTATCCAGACACCATAAACTATAACTTCTGCCTTCCCATCAAAGCCAATCGTCTCCTTATATAGCTCCTCTGCCATTTTCAGTCTACCTAATTTCACAAAGCTTGAGATCACAGCACAATATTGAATGCAACCACTAACCAGTCCTGCCTCTTGCATTTTCTTCAGTAGTATTTTGCTTTGTCGGGTAGCTCAGAACTGCCAAAATCTGTATGAGAGAACTAAAGCTACATTTATCTGGAACCACACCACAACTAAAAATGCTATCAAACAAGTCACATGCtttatcataattctttactaaaCCATATGCTTTGATCGTCACATTGAAGTCCAGGACAGTAAGCTTATTCTGATCTTGGCAGCATGAAAAAACTTTAGCAGCTTCCAAAATATTTGCATGCTCCCCATATGGATCAATGTTGGCAGAATAACACTCAGAAGTCCTATTCTTATAAGATGAAACCTCCTGAACCATAACCATGACTTCTCAAGCATCCAAGTTTCTAGGTACATTCTAAGTCAGAATTGATTGTGTATactcatcaacctctaaaccctTTTCATCCATCTCTGAAACCATATCTTCTGCATCAGTGATCATATGCCTTATTGAGAATACATGTAGCAGGGTGCAGTAACTCAGAAGGTCTGGCCTGGCTGTAAATGATCTTCCTTCATCCTTTTAAAGTAGTTAGCTGCCATGTTTACATTATTGTGCTTACCATGAAGAGAAATGATAATATTGTATGTCTTTGCATCTGTTGGGCATCGAAGCTCCTCCGTCCTCAGCATAAACAAAGCCACTTCCTCAAGCTGGCCATCATTACCACAAATGTGAATTATGTATTGAAAGTCACTGTTGTTGGCGCAATCCCTTTTCTAAGCATCTCTGCAAAAGTCTCAGATGTTTCTTTAAGCTGCCCAGCTTTGTCTTTGGTGTCTATCAATGTATTGTACGTGTATGAGCTCAAAGAAACATTTACTCGTGCATCAGTCTCCACTTCAGAACTTGCTTTCCTGATTCCTCCATGCTTCAAAgattactcaactcaactcaactaagcctactcatccaccttaacattctcatctctgcaactcttatcttggaTGCATACTAccactctttcagtgcccaacactcacatgCTTCAAAGATTCATGCAAATCAATTCTTGAAAAACTCCTCGGCCTTCTGAAACTGCCCTGCCTTCTTGAACATTTGCACAACAATCCCCATTGTTACTTCTTCAGGTTCTATTCATATTCTGAATCCAAAGAAGTGCCTCTCCCTTAAGGCCACCGTTTCTATAAACATCAATCAGTGTACCATATGTAAAATCGATAGGCGAAAATTTTCTAATATTCATTTCCTTGCACAAACATTGGAGGTGGCTACATTGCCGCTCCTTGCCAAGAATCCTAATCATGATGTTATAAAGATCATATTCAACTCATAACAACCTTTTCTTTTAAACCACTTAAAAATCTCCATGGCTCTCTCCCAACTATAGACTGCTCCTTCAAAATTATGCTCCTCACTCTGTTATCTAGTGAATCTTCCCATGCCTCGTTTAAGTCTTTAATTGTATCCAAGGCATGCAAAATTGCCGCCATAATTTACCCATTTCGTCAAACACGTACAGTGCAATTCGTTAACAGAACCATTACCGTTCACCCAATTCAATTTAGCCCCGAAACTCTTTTTGTTGAAACTTGAAGTGCATCCTCGCGGTTTTTTGAGCTGTTGTCCAAAACCCGCTTGCTGAAGCCAAGTTTATCACGATCCTTTTCGGGAACTCTTCACGTCTCCAGAGGATGTCTAAAGGAACCTTCGCTGACGATTCACACCCTGCAATCTCCATGCGATGTGTCACGGGACGGGAGTTCTAGCCCGAACTTCCGAACCGTTACAGATGGCATTGGTATCTAATTATCTGGGACTTAGAGCATTTTTTATTTCATgtgttttaataattttaaaaatctgtatatttatttttattttttgtagttttaaaatgcaataataataataataataataataataataataataataataataataataataggataGTGCATTTAGTCGCGCTTTTTATCATAGCATGGTATTGAATTCAT belongs to Hevea brasiliensis isolate MT/VB/25A 57/8 chromosome 4, ASM3005281v1, whole genome shotgun sequence and includes:
- the LOC110673242 gene encoding CBL-interacting serine/threonine-protein kinase 7, with the protein product MEPRRAQPPPLPLRTTSSNIPATLLNRYELGKLLGRGSFAKVYAARSLTDNKLVAIKIIDKTRTVDDAMEPRIICEISAMRRLQHHPNILKIHEVMATRTKIYLVMDLALGGELFSKVLHRGKLKESKARRYFQQLVSALHFCHQNGVAHRDVKPQNLLLDENGNLKVSDFGLSALAKAQNGDVLQTACGTPAFTAPEVMARRGYDGAKADAWSCGVILFFLLSAQLPFDDTNLAAMYKKIHRREYQIPSSISKPAKSIITQLLDPNPTTRMSIVGLMNHSWFLKNYELPTQSSMFELEHTKYCKFDTRSVNAFDIISLSSGLDLSGLFEVKGRREKRFTSRETVERIAERLREVGGRLGYRVEEGKGGAIGLGKGRVVLMLEMLEISENLLVVEVKVVGGDGVEFEEVQWGKLKDGLQDVVLQWHNDAM